One part of the Bacteroidia bacterium genome encodes these proteins:
- a CDS encoding Maf family protein encodes MLLRHLGLRFEVKVIPTSEDFPAGLQGAEIPLFLAKKKAEPFFPLQENELLITADTIVWLNGKVLNKPGGRAEAIRMLQELQGKTHEVYSGVGLHLGSENRYFAVQSEVRFLPLSTTKIEEYVDACCPYDKAGAYGAQEFLQADVNACCTEEMKFIREMRLTELEKDCYPSGNKHIPFHGVESVSGSYFNVMGFPVRECWEEIMRMVAT; translated from the coding sequence ATGCTTCTCAGGCACCTGGGACTTCGATTTGAGGTGAAGGTGATTCCTACTTCTGAGGATTTCCCTGCCGGGCTGCAGGGCGCTGAAATTCCATTGTTTCTTGCAAAAAAGAAAGCAGAACCTTTTTTTCCCCTCCAGGAAAATGAACTGCTCATTACCGCCGACACGATTGTATGGCTCAACGGAAAGGTGCTGAACAAACCGGGCGGGCGGGCCGAGGCGATACGAATGCTGCAGGAGCTTCAGGGAAAAACCCACGAAGTTTATTCCGGAGTGGGCCTGCACCTGGGGTCTGAAAACCGGTACTTTGCAGTACAAAGTGAAGTACGATTCCTGCCTCTTTCTACAACAAAAATCGAAGAATATGTAGACGCATGTTGTCCGTACGACAAGGCCGGCGCCTACGGTGCGCAGGAATTTCTGCAGGCGGATGTGAACGCATGCTGCACGGAAGAGATGAAATTCATAAGGGAAATGAGGCTTACGGAGCTGGAAAAGGACTGTTACCCTTCGGGAAACAAGCATATCCCCTTCCACGGCGTGGAGTCCGTTTCCGGTTCTTACTTCAATGTGATGGGATTTCCCGTGCGTGAGTGCTGGGAGGAGATAATGCGAATGGTCGCTACTTGA
- a CDS encoding geranylgeranylglycerol-phosphate geranylgeranyltransferase, whose protein sequence is MLPFLRLIRPWNLFIVVFTMYMVRYFLVAAVLASWDMHLVMPEWLFALLVASVVMIAAAGYIINDYFDIKIDRVNKPGEVVVEKEVPRRAAMAAHFVLNALGVLTGIFVSWKSGIFSMGALVFVFAASGLWFYSTDFKRKFLWGNLLISLLSCMIAALPVVYELPFLVNHFGKQFVQTGVSYNSVWVITAVLCGFAFLLSWVRELVKDMEDAEGDRQFGCRTFPIVMGMSASKILGTILLLLVLSLIAMVLLAHPLEVEMNSIYSFLYTCGILILTLILVFLLWKAKDKEHFRKVSMFIKVIMLAGICYWFLFAWMLSNGYWLIR, encoded by the coding sequence ATGCTGCCTTTTCTGCGTTTAATACGTCCCTGGAATTTGTTCATTGTGGTGTTCACGATGTACATGGTGCGGTACTTTCTGGTGGCGGCTGTACTGGCCTCCTGGGACATGCATCTGGTGATGCCGGAATGGCTGTTTGCGCTGCTGGTTGCAAGTGTAGTGATGATTGCGGCGGCAGGATATATCATCAATGATTACTTTGATATTAAGATAGACCGGGTGAACAAACCGGGAGAGGTGGTAGTAGAAAAGGAAGTGCCGCGTCGCGCTGCTATGGCGGCACACTTTGTGCTGAATGCACTGGGAGTACTCACAGGTATTTTTGTTTCCTGGAAGAGCGGGATTTTCAGCATGGGTGCCCTGGTTTTTGTTTTTGCTGCCAGCGGGCTCTGGTTTTACTCCACCGATTTCAAGCGAAAGTTTCTATGGGGCAATCTGCTGATCAGTTTGCTGAGTTGCATGATCGCTGCGCTGCCGGTGGTGTACGAATTACCTTTTTTGGTAAATCACTTCGGAAAACAATTTGTACAAACAGGAGTAAGCTACAATTCCGTTTGGGTAATCACTGCCGTACTCTGCGGATTTGCCTTCCTGCTTTCCTGGGTACGGGAGCTTGTAAAGGACATGGAAGATGCGGAAGGCGATCGTCAATTCGGATGCCGAACATTTCCGATTGTGATGGGAATGAGCGCTTCGAAGATACTCGGCACCATTCTGCTGCTGCTGGTGCTGAGCCTGATTGCTATGGTGTTACTGGCTCATCCCCTGGAAGTGGAGATGAACAGTATCTATTCCTTTCTCTACACCTGCGGAATACTGATTCTGACACTCATTCTGGTTTTTCTTCTCTGGAAAGCCAAAGACAAGGAGCACTTCCGGAAGGTCAGCATGTTCATTAAAGTGATTATGCTGGCGGGAATCTGCTACTGGTTCCTGTTTGCCTGGATGCTGAGCAACGGCTACTGGCTGATTCGCTGA
- a CDS encoding signal peptidase I, which translates to MAVVIIIYVALIVLMIASWWKIFTKAGQPGWAILVPIYNIIVMLRVAQKPWWWIFLILLVPIVNYVFLIMMIHGISKNFGHGAGMTVGIIFLGIIFIPVLAFGDSKYIGATASTDGQPLDQVK; encoded by the coding sequence ATGGCAGTAGTAATTATCATTTACGTTGCGCTGATTGTATTGATGATCGCCAGCTGGTGGAAAATCTTTACAAAGGCCGGTCAACCGGGTTGGGCCATTCTGGTGCCCATCTACAACATCATCGTAATGCTTCGTGTAGCACAGAAGCCCTGGTGGTGGATTTTCCTGATCCTCCTGGTTCCAATCGTGAACTATGTGTTTCTGATCATGATGATCCACGGAATTTCCAAAAATTTCGGTCATGGGGCCGGCATGACTGTAGGAATCATCTTCCTCGGCATCATTTTCATCCCTGTACTGGCTTTTGGCGACTCCAAATACATCGGAGCAACCGCTTCCACTGACGGGCAGCCGCTCGATCAGGTGAAGTAA
- a CDS encoding DUF2520 domain-containing protein: MRIAVIGAGNAGTALGLQLKYKGHRISAVWSRDIRKARTLARKLSSKAFADISELPRDLDLYLIAIKDDEVRNLAARLNPGSGVVAHVSGSLEMDVFRKKFKKYGVLWPVMTFSAANRGKKLRFPVVINANSTEALRVLKQAGKSMSPGVYIMTERQRAASHLAAVFANNFGNHLVHLAQRTLKKGSCPPTLLNELILETARLAVRGRALHLQTGPAVRQDLKTMLKHRKQLKNSKLTKNIYKLMSQSIVKNMV, encoded by the coding sequence ATGAGAATCGCTGTCATTGGAGCGGGTAATGCCGGAACGGCGCTGGGACTACAGCTCAAGTACAAAGGTCACCGGATCAGTGCGGTATGGAGCCGCGATATCCGTAAGGCCCGCACCCTGGCGCGTAAGCTTTCATCGAAAGCGTTTGCAGATATCTCTGAACTGCCCAGAGATCTGGATCTGTATTTGATAGCGATCAAAGACGATGAAGTGCGTAACCTGGCAGCCCGGCTCAATCCGGGAAGTGGTGTGGTGGCACATGTTTCGGGCAGCCTGGAGATGGACGTATTCAGGAAAAAATTCAAAAAATACGGAGTGTTATGGCCGGTCATGACTTTTTCCGCTGCCAACCGGGGCAAAAAGCTGCGCTTTCCGGTAGTTATTAATGCCAACAGCACGGAAGCACTCCGTGTACTAAAGCAAGCCGGTAAGAGCATGAGCCCGGGGGTGTATATTATGACCGAGCGGCAAAGGGCGGCCTCTCATCTGGCGGCAGTTTTCGCAAATAATTTCGGAAATCATTTGGTGCATCTTGCCCAACGAACACTAAAGAAAGGAAGCTGTCCTCCCACCCTGCTCAACGAACTGATTCTGGAAACTGCCCGGCTGGCGGTTAGAGGGAGAGCACTGCATTTACAAACAGGGCCGGCGGTACGCCAGGACCTCAAGACCATGCTTAAACATCGCAAGCAGCTGAAAAACAGCAAATTAACAAAAAATATCTATAAGCTTATGAGTCAGTCGATTGTGAAGAACATGGTCTGA
- the ccsA gene encoding cytochrome c biogenesis protein CcsA has product MEDITYISERTWAGITGHAFLLIAFIAALISSYAYFRAARRPGEDAWLRLGRITWLFHALGVLLAIALLFFMLANHYFEYQYVWQHSSLNMSMNFIFACFWEGQEGSFLLWTFWHVVIAALLIRKGGEWEAPVMSTFMLVQVFLSSMVLGIYILGYKWGSSPFLLVREQPENIGLPWTLMENYLTLPQFADGRGLNPLLQNYWMSIHPPTLFLGFALTLVPFCFAVAALWKKNITGWIAPVLPWTFSGVLVLGLGILMGGAWAYEALSFGGFWAWDPVENASLVPWITLVAGGHILFIMKSRNRNHLLGLFLMIITFVLVLYSTFLTRSGILGESSVHAFTDLGMYWQLLVFLGLFMILGLALLVIRRKEIPKNTGPDDLSSREFWMLAGMVILLLSAFHICFTTSFPVINKISGLTLAGLEPEDYNKWQAGFTIFVGIILAAGKFLKFGHSDWRDLRKKLLWPLIFSLVSTGIIGAFTGWIGQDFHLLWLLLLFSTLFAISGNIAYIFSVLKGKWDHAGAPLAHAGFGMLIAGALISAGRSEVISRSEQDRFSWLGEDFSKGDNVMMALNDTVQLGDYLGVYKGKSADGNKVAFRVDYFHPNGSEAFSLHPYIQLNERMGNSAEPDTRHFLHKDIYTHVMYADLSSLTDTTQLGEYMAPNSEQMAAGDTVAGYNFYLVFEGYEMKPDTAGMSLGKPDILVGARIRIVDFYKQDTLVMPIYYITGDEAHVKEAEIPRLGLKVVMWKIDPNTGKADISFVRKKQERDDFIVLKAVEFPAINLLWTGCLVMAAGTLMAIRRRIRKNKHA; this is encoded by the coding sequence GTGGAGGACATCACCTATATCAGCGAGCGCACGTGGGCCGGGATAACCGGCCATGCTTTTTTACTCATTGCATTTATCGCAGCATTGATTTCCTCGTATGCGTATTTCAGAGCAGCGCGCAGGCCCGGTGAAGATGCCTGGCTCCGGCTGGGAAGAATCACCTGGCTTTTTCACGCTCTGGGCGTTCTTCTTGCCATCGCCCTGTTGTTCTTTATGCTCGCCAATCATTATTTCGAATACCAGTATGTGTGGCAGCATTCCAGCCTGAACATGAGCATGAATTTCATCTTTGCCTGTTTCTGGGAAGGCCAGGAAGGCTCTTTTCTTCTATGGACGTTCTGGCATGTTGTGATCGCAGCACTTCTGATCCGGAAAGGCGGTGAATGGGAAGCGCCCGTTATGAGTACGTTTATGCTCGTGCAGGTGTTTCTGTCGTCCATGGTGCTCGGAATATATATTCTGGGATATAAATGGGGAAGCAGCCCGTTTCTGCTGGTGCGCGAACAACCGGAAAATATCGGCTTGCCATGGACCCTGATGGAGAATTATCTTACTCTCCCGCAGTTTGCCGACGGCCGCGGACTCAATCCCCTTTTACAGAATTACTGGATGAGCATTCATCCGCCCACCCTGTTCCTTGGCTTCGCTCTTACGCTGGTTCCTTTCTGCTTCGCCGTAGCTGCCTTGTGGAAAAAAAATATTACCGGATGGATTGCTCCTGTACTTCCCTGGACATTCTCGGGTGTTCTCGTATTGGGACTTGGTATCCTCATGGGAGGAGCATGGGCCTATGAGGCGCTGAGCTTCGGCGGTTTCTGGGCATGGGATCCGGTGGAAAACGCTTCACTTGTTCCCTGGATCACACTGGTTGCCGGTGGTCATATTTTGTTCATCATGAAAAGCCGGAACAGGAACCATTTGCTGGGACTATTTCTAATGATCATCACTTTTGTTCTTGTTCTTTACTCCACGTTCCTCACACGAAGCGGTATCCTGGGCGAATCCAGTGTACATGCTTTCACTGACCTGGGTATGTACTGGCAGTTGCTCGTGTTCCTCGGGCTCTTCATGATTTTAGGCCTTGCGCTTCTAGTTATCCGGCGAAAAGAAATTCCCAAAAACACAGGCCCTGATGATCTTAGTTCAAGAGAGTTCTGGATGCTGGCCGGCATGGTGATACTTTTACTTTCCGCCTTTCATATTTGTTTCACTACTTCGTTTCCGGTAATCAATAAAATTTCAGGTCTGACGCTGGCCGGACTTGAGCCGGAAGATTATAATAAATGGCAGGCCGGCTTCACCATTTTTGTGGGAATCATCCTGGCAGCAGGAAAGTTTCTCAAATTCGGGCACAGCGACTGGCGTGATCTCCGGAAAAAGCTGCTATGGCCTCTGATTTTTTCTCTGGTTTCCACCGGTATCATTGGTGCGTTCACGGGGTGGATCGGTCAGGACTTCCATCTGCTCTGGCTGCTCCTTCTATTCTCCACACTCTTCGCCATCTCAGGCAATATCGCGTACATTTTCAGTGTGCTGAAAGGTAAGTGGGATCATGCCGGTGCCCCACTGGCCCATGCCGGCTTTGGCATGCTGATCGCCGGAGCACTGATCTCTGCCGGACGCAGCGAGGTTATTTCCCGAAGCGAACAGGATCGTTTTTCCTGGCTGGGAGAAGATTTCAGCAAGGGAGATAACGTGATGATGGCGCTGAACGATACAGTTCAGCTCGGCGATTATCTGGGCGTTTACAAGGGAAAATCGGCCGACGGAAACAAAGTGGCTTTCCGGGTAGATTATTTTCATCCGAACGGCAGCGAGGCGTTTTCACTGCATCCATATATTCAGCTGAATGAAAGAATGGGGAATTCGGCAGAACCCGATACACGGCATTTTTTGCACAAGGACATTTACACCCATGTAATGTACGCGGATTTGAGCTCACTCACAGATACCACCCAGCTGGGAGAGTATATGGCGCCGAACAGCGAGCAGATGGCTGCCGGTGATACTGTGGCAGGTTATAACTTCTACCTCGTGTTTGAAGGATATGAAATGAAACCGGACACTGCCGGAATGTCTCTCGGCAAACCCGACATCCTCGTGGGAGCACGCATCCGCATTGTAGATTTTTACAAACAGGATACGCTTGTAATGCCCATTTATTACATCACCGGCGACGAGGCCCATGTAAAAGAAGCCGAAATTCCCCGCCTGGGGCTAAAAGTGGTGATGTGGAAAATTGATCCCAACACGGGGAAGGCCGACATCTCCTTCGTAAGAAAAAAGCAGGAAAGAGACGATTTTATTGTATTGAAGGCCGTAGAATTCCCCGCTATTAATTTACTTTGGACCGGATGCCTTGTGATGGCGGCAGGAACATTGATGGCCATAAGGCGCAGAATCAGAAAAAATAAGCATGCATGA
- a CDS encoding cytochrome c maturation protein CcmE: protein MKFTHIIALLIIAAGSAVIFSTLSDAGTYDVFNTAFENPGDEYHVIGTWSSDKELIYEPARDPNLTVFYMRDTAGVEKKIFLHKEKPTDFERSDKLVIIGKAEGDAFHAKEILMKCPSKYNNTRPEDQPANP from the coding sequence ATGAAATTCACCCACATTATAGCGCTATTGATCATCGCGGCGGGTTCGGCTGTGATCTTTTCCACGCTGTCGGATGCCGGAACCTATGATGTTTTTAACACCGCCTTCGAAAATCCCGGCGATGAATATCATGTGATCGGCACCTGGTCCAGTGATAAGGAACTGATTTATGAACCGGCCCGGGATCCTAATCTTACGGTTTTTTATATGCGTGACACCGCCGGTGTAGAGAAAAAAATTTTTCTTCATAAGGAGAAACCCACCGACTTTGAGCGATCGGACAAGCTCGTAATCATCGGAAAGGCTGAAGGAGATGCATTTCATGCAAAAGAAATCCTGATGAAATGCCCCAGCAAGTACAATAACACCCGGCCGGAAGATCAGCCGGCCAATCCCTGA
- a CDS encoding CcmD family protein, giving the protein MKQLLLLPVLLTVNALHAQDTPEMADVLRQDGKFWVVVVCLLTILLGILSWVFVLDRKISKLEKDKK; this is encoded by the coding sequence ATGAAACAACTTCTGCTTCTTCCGGTCCTCTTGACCGTTAATGCGCTGCATGCACAGGACACTCCGGAGATGGCCGACGTACTAAGACAGGACGGCAAATTCTGGGTGGTGGTAGTTTGCCTGCTCACCATCTTGCTGGGAATACTTTCCTGGGTATTTGTCCTTGACCGGAAAATTTCCAAACTGGAAAAAGACAAGAAATGA
- the ccsA gene encoding cytochrome c biogenesis protein CcsA, translated as MKGAWWKITCVVLLSYSLLMGFYGEVPARFILNETIRNLYFHVPMWFTMMTLYTVSLVYSLLYLRKGELRHDVIASQYAEAGVIFGILGTVTGSLWARYTWGAWWTNDVKLNGAAVTMLIYFAYLILRGSVEDEIKRGKLSAVYSVFAYMMMMVLLMVLPRVYDSLHPGNGGNPAFSNYDMDGRMKLVFYPAVAGWILLGIWLGSLKVRIKLLTLNHYETTSASSGPLDR; from the coding sequence ATGAAAGGAGCATGGTGGAAAATAACGTGCGTTGTTCTGCTCTCCTACTCGCTTTTGATGGGATTTTACGGGGAAGTTCCCGCCCGTTTTATCCTTAACGAAACCATACGCAACCTGTATTTTCACGTACCGATGTGGTTCACCATGATGACACTTTACACTGTCTCCCTGGTGTACAGCCTGTTGTACCTCCGAAAAGGAGAACTTCGTCATGATGTGATCGCCAGCCAGTATGCCGAAGCAGGTGTGATCTTCGGTATACTGGGCACCGTTACCGGCAGTCTGTGGGCCCGTTACACCTGGGGAGCCTGGTGGACAAATGACGTTAAACTCAATGGCGCAGCGGTAACCATGCTCATTTATTTTGCCTATCTCATCCTCCGCGGATCAGTAGAGGATGAAATAAAACGAGGAAAACTCTCCGCCGTATACAGTGTGTTTGCTTACATGATGATGATGGTTCTGCTGATGGTTCTGCCACGTGTGTACGACTCCCTGCATCCCGGCAATGGCGGCAACCCCGCTTTTTCCAACTACGACATGGACGGCCGGATGAAACTGGTATTTTACCCTGCCGTAGCGGGCTGGATCCTGCTCGGTATATGGCTAGGCAGTCTCAAAGTGCGGATAAAACTTCTTACTCTGAATCACTATGAAACAACTTCTGCTTCTTCCGGTCCTCTTGACCGTTAA
- a CDS encoding heme exporter protein CcmB → MKAMWNILVHDFRTERRRKYALGGILLYVASAVFITYMAFMRILEPEVWNALFWIVLLFAAVNAAAKSFMAESSGRMLYYFYTVPPRSFIMGKTLYNFLLLFLIGLICYLLFTLLHSDPNHTPSLFLAALLLGSLGISGTLTLMSAIASRSGSNFTLMSILSFPLLLPLLLMLIRLTHFSISGLEFTLGWKYMVSLAAMDGLVLSLSYLLFPYLWKE, encoded by the coding sequence GTGAAAGCAATGTGGAATATACTGGTTCACGATTTCCGGACCGAGCGGCGGCGGAAGTATGCCCTGGGCGGCATTCTTCTCTATGTCGCCTCTGCCGTATTTATTACCTATATGGCCTTTATGCGTATTCTTGAGCCGGAGGTGTGGAACGCCCTTTTCTGGATCGTTCTTCTCTTCGCCGCAGTGAACGCTGCCGCCAAAAGTTTTATGGCAGAGTCCTCCGGCCGGATGCTCTATTATTTTTACACCGTGCCGCCCCGGAGTTTTATCATGGGAAAGACACTTTATAATTTTCTTCTGCTTTTCCTGATCGGGCTGATTTGTTATCTGCTTTTCACACTGCTTCACTCTGATCCTAACCATACACCTTCCCTTTTTCTGGCCGCTCTGCTGCTCGGCAGCCTGGGTATTTCCGGAACGCTCACCCTGATGTCGGCAATCGCCTCACGTAGCGGATCGAATTTCACGCTGATGAGCATCCTGAGTTTTCCACTGCTGCTTCCACTCCTGCTCATGCTCATCCGCCTTACCCATTTTTCGATCTCCGGATTGGAGTTCACGTTGGGTTGGAAATATATGGTATCACTAGCCGCCATGGATGGTCTCGTACTGAGTCTCAGCTATTTGTTATTTCCCTACCTTTGGAAAGAATGA
- a CDS encoding glutathione peroxidase, with the protein MRKILCISLITTATMGFRTGSGSFYDFKVKDIDGKEFDFSTLRGKTVMIVNTASECGYTPQYKELEELYQVYKSKNFIILGFPSNDFGSQEPGSNSEIKEFCSKNYGVTFPMMEKIVVKGESCHPLYQWLTRKEKNGVLDAEVRWNFNKFLVSADGKTVRYFASKVRPMDTEITKHISSDGK; encoded by the coding sequence ATGAGGAAGATACTTTGTATTTCATTGATTACTACGGCCACGATGGGTTTTCGGACCGGTTCGGGATCCTTCTACGATTTTAAAGTGAAGGATATAGACGGGAAGGAGTTTGATTTTTCTACCCTCAGGGGTAAGACGGTCATGATTGTAAATACGGCATCCGAATGTGGGTACACGCCCCAATACAAAGAACTGGAAGAACTCTACCAGGTATATAAATCTAAGAACTTTATCATCCTCGGATTTCCGTCGAACGATTTCGGCTCTCAGGAGCCAGGCAGCAATTCGGAAATCAAAGAGTTTTGCAGCAAGAATTACGGCGTCACATTTCCTATGATGGAAAAAATAGTGGTGAAAGGTGAAAGCTGTCATCCGTTATATCAATGGCTGACACGTAAGGAGAAGAACGGGGTGCTCGACGCAGAAGTACGGTGGAATTTCAATAAGTTCCTGGTGAGTGCAGACGGGAAAACGGTACGTTATTTTGCCTCCAAAGTTCGTCCTATGGACACGGAAATCACCAAGCATATTTCCTCCGATGGAAAATAA
- the bshB1 gene encoding bacillithiol biosynthesis deacetylase BshB1 has product MENKPLDILAIGVHPDDVELSCSGTLLREIAAGKRCGVLHLTHGEMGTRGTAALRLKESDAASKLMGLHVHEQLDMKDCGIVNDAPSRTAIIRILRKYRPRIVLGNTLSDRHPDHGHAGNLISESCFYSGLEKLETSYEGKTQKAFRPQLVLHYAQDHLLMPDLITDISPYMKQKLEVIMCYASQFYSPGSSEPETSISRKDFLLQVEGRARTYGRQIGVEFGEAYTCIRPLGVTDISAVF; this is encoded by the coding sequence ATGGAAAATAAGCCTTTGGATATTCTGGCCATAGGGGTCCACCCGGATGATGTGGAATTGAGCTGCTCCGGTACACTTCTACGGGAAATCGCGGCGGGTAAGCGCTGCGGCGTGCTTCATCTTACGCATGGTGAGATGGGTACCCGTGGCACAGCGGCGTTGCGCCTTAAAGAGAGTGATGCTGCATCAAAGTTGATGGGATTGCATGTTCATGAACAGTTAGACATGAAGGATTGCGGGATAGTGAACGATGCTCCGTCCCGTACAGCAATTATTCGAATCCTTCGGAAGTACCGGCCAAGGATTGTTTTGGGTAATACGCTATCCGACCGGCATCCGGATCACGGGCATGCGGGTAATTTAATTTCGGAGTCCTGCTTTTATTCCGGCCTTGAAAAGCTTGAAACCTCATATGAAGGTAAGACGCAAAAGGCTTTTCGCCCGCAGCTGGTTCTGCACTATGCGCAGGATCATTTGCTCATGCCTGATCTTATTACGGACATCTCGCCATATATGAAGCAGAAACTCGAAGTGATCATGTGTTATGCTTCCCAGTTTTATTCCCCCGGCTCCAGCGAGCCCGAGACCTCTATTTCCCGGAAAGATTTTTTGCTTCAGGTAGAAGGGAGAGCCAGAACCTACGGCCGTCAGATTGGTGTGGAATTCGGAGAAGCATATACCTGTATCCGTCCACTGGGTGTTACGGATATTTCAGCTGTTTTTTAA
- a CDS encoding T9SS type A sorting domain-containing protein, with product MKKTLLFAVAFGTGLALCAQNSVKKIPFSALQDGNGNPNKVVTSPVSPNKNGNPSPNTVSACDTIGHAGNAYGSYTRPGRSMLYADPNCGAIIYTHRSAPTLDMTSNTGNIMYDRSTDGGLTWTANVGPVYVPAGENGRYPQGVIYNPGNQSNPANCFMAGFGPNTNGTNWVSYHNCAQPLMGGTPVQQVFQFGVNSPQGLIPFNSDIQQDGTWRVIDIMNVGPSGYDYNDTLMVNVGTWNTSANRYDMNLSKVYFPVSLDANNLHNLTHAGVAFAKTGGTGYLIVLGHDQQSFAPPFADSASYLIIRKTTDGGTTWGTPSRLCLGTNIDGIMNNVGSGMYTHGFDFDAIVDVNGNLHIAIITSPQATGGGWSVPTTSLKIMSDVYTTDGGNTWYIQKIAETMTFRGDFGTTPISEDNRPQVSANWNRDRLFFSWFDTDTNTFAGQGNAYPDHHVIGANVTNATAIQWTAPQNTTVGSCADGITTFGSVPQYVLSASGIHNIPLSYMVLINNDDLAVCQFRFGEGITVTDASMTVAGSPVQLGCNIGFSEENNNLFSVSNPYPNPSSGNSTFTLNLNTASHVNITLTNTIGQTVNVIADERLAAGKQEINVDGSNLEAGIYFVTVKAGEFSITKKLVINK from the coding sequence ATGAAAAAAACGTTACTGTTTGCCGTAGCGTTCGGAACCGGTCTCGCGCTTTGTGCGCAGAATTCGGTGAAGAAGATCCCTTTCTCTGCACTGCAGGATGGAAACGGCAACCCTAACAAGGTGGTGACCTCGCCGGTTTCTCCTAACAAGAACGGCAACCCATCTCCTAACACGGTGAGTGCCTGTGACACCATCGGACATGCCGGAAACGCATACGGCTCTTATACTCGTCCCGGACGTTCCATGCTATACGCAGATCCGAATTGCGGTGCGATTATCTACACCCATCGTTCGGCTCCTACCCTCGACATGACATCCAACACCGGTAACATCATGTACGATCGCTCCACCGACGGAGGTCTCACATGGACTGCCAACGTTGGACCCGTTTATGTTCCTGCCGGAGAAAACGGACGCTACCCTCAGGGTGTTATCTACAACCCGGGTAATCAAAGCAACCCAGCCAACTGCTTTATGGCCGGATTCGGTCCGAACACCAATGGCACGAATTGGGTATCTTACCACAACTGCGCACAGCCTCTGATGGGCGGAACTCCCGTTCAGCAGGTATTTCAGTTTGGTGTGAATAGTCCTCAGGGCCTGATCCCGTTTAACAGCGATATCCAGCAAGACGGAACCTGGAGAGTGATTGATATCATGAACGTTGGTCCTTCCGGATACGACTACAATGATACACTTATGGTTAACGTAGGTACCTGGAATACCAGTGCAAACCGTTACGATATGAACCTGAGCAAGGTTTATTTCCCGGTTTCTCTGGATGCTAACAACCTCCACAATCTCACCCACGCGGGAGTTGCTTTTGCAAAAACTGGCGGCACAGGGTATCTCATCGTACTCGGTCATGACCAGCAGTCATTTGCTCCACCCTTTGCCGACTCAGCGAGTTACCTGATTATCCGTAAAACCACCGATGGCGGAACCACCTGGGGCACCCCTTCCCGTCTTTGCCTTGGTACCAACATTGACGGTATCATGAATAACGTGGGAAGCGGTATGTACACCCATGGCTTCGATTTCGATGCGATTGTTGATGTAAACGGAAACCTGCACATTGCCATCATCACCAGCCCACAGGCTACCGGCGGCGGATGGTCAGTTCCCACCACATCACTTAAGATTATGTCAGATGTTTACACTACGGACGGCGGTAACACCTGGTATATTCAGAAAATTGCTGAAACCATGACTTTCCGTGGTGATTTCGGAACAACTCCTATCAGCGAAGATAACCGTCCGCAGGTTTCTGCTAACTGGAACCGCGACCGTTTGTTCTTCTCCTGGTTCGATACCGACACTAACACCTTTGCAGGACAGGGTAACGCTTATCCTGATCACCATGTGATCGGAGCAAACGTTACAAATGCTACCGCTATTCAGTGGACTGCCCCGCAGAATACCACCGTAGGTTCTTGTGCTGACGGTATCACTACCTTCGGTTCGGTTCCTCAATATGTGCTTTCTGCTTCAGGAATCCATAACATTCCGCTTTCTTACATGGTACTGATCAACAACGATGACCTCGCTGTGTGCCAGTTCCGTTTCGGTGAGGGAATCACTGTAACAGACGCATCTATGACCGTTGCAGGATCTCCCGTGCAGCTGGGATGTAACATAGGTTTCTCAGAGGAAAACAACAATCTGTTCTCCGTATCGAACCCGTACCCGAACCCCAGCAGCGGAAACAGCACATTCACTCTGAACCTGAACACCGCGTCTCATGTGAACATTACCCTGACCAATACCATTGGCCAGACGGTGAATGTAATCGCTGACGAGCGTTTGGCTGCAGGTAAGCAGGAAATCAATGTAGATGGCAGCAACCTTGAGGCCGGAATCTATTTTGTGACTGTAAAAGCAGGTGAATTCTCCATCACAAAGAAACTCGTGATCAACAAGTAA